The Astatotilapia calliptera chromosome 14, fAstCal1.2, whole genome shotgun sequence genome includes a region encoding these proteins:
- the LOC113036797 gene encoding cytochrome P450 2G1-like yields MEFSATVILAGLILALLWLFSVKRRKYRLPPGPAPLPLLGNLPQIDKKVPFKSILKFSETYGPVMTLYMVWQRTVVLVGYDAVKEALVDQADDFTGRMPIPFLFKATKGYGLVISNGKRWRQLRRFTLTTLRDFGMGRKGMEEWIQEVSEHLRVHIRTFKGKPFDPQFLLSSTVSNVICCLVFGERFSFEDKQFLHLLTIITKIIRFNSTPLGQMYNIFPRLMEHLPGYHQTIFGHAEEARDFIKRKIQEHKQTLDPSSPRDYIDCFLIRINQEKDNPSSEFNYDNLVSTVLNLFVAGTETTSSTLRYALSVLIKYPKIQEKMQQEIDTVIGKDRCPRMHDRKSLPFSDAVIHEVQRFLDIVPFSVPHYALNDISFRGYTIPKDTVIIPFLHSVLKEEKQWATPRFFNPQHFLDHNGNFKKNPAFMPFSAGKRACVGESLARMELFIFVVSLLQDFTFSCEGGPDSVDLDPEYSSFANLPRSHQIIATAR; encoded by the exons ATGGAGTTTTCTGCCACAGTGATCTTGGCAGGGCTAATCTTAGCTCTGCTGTGGCTGTTTAGTGTAAAAAGAAGGAAGTATCGCCTGCCTCCAGGACCTGCTCCACTTCCTCTTCTAGGAAACCTGCCACAAATAGACAAAAAAGTACCTTTTAAAAGCATACTTAAG TTCAGTGAAACCTATGGTCCTGTGATGACACTGTACATGGTCTGGCAGCGGACAGTGGTTCTGGTGGGGTATGATGCTGTGAAAGAAGCCTTGGTGGATCAGGCAGATGACTTCACAGGCAGAATGCCCATACCATTTCTGTTCAAAGCTACCAAGGGCTATG GTTTAGTAATCAGTAATGGGAAGCGCTGGCGCCAGCTGCGACGCTTCACACTCACAACCCTGAGAGACTTTGGGATGGGACGCAAGGGGATGGAAGAATGGATCCAAGAAGTCAGCGAACACTTGAGGGTTCACATACGTACATTTAAAG gTAAACCATTTGACCCCCAATTTTTGTTAAGCAGCACTGTTTCTAATGTGATCTGCTGCCTGGTTTTTGGGGAACGCTTCAGTTTTGAAGACAAGCAGTTCCTGCACCTTCTGACCATCATAACTAAGATCATAAGGTTCAACAGTACTCCTCTTGGTCAG ATGTACAACATCTTTCCCCGGCTCATGGAGCATCTTCCTGGCTACCACCAAACTATTTTTGGGCATGCAGAGGAGGCCAGAGATTTTATCAAGAGGAAAATCCAAGAGCACAAACAGACACTGGACCCCAGCTCCCCCAGAGACTACATTGACTGCTTCCTCATCAGAATTAATCAG GAAAAGGACAATCCCTCAAGTGAGTTCAATTATGACAACTTGGTTTCTACTGTACTGAATCTGTTTGTTGCTGGAACAGAGACCACCAGCTCCACCCTGAGATATGCTCTCAGTGTGCTGATTAAATACCCCAAAATACAGG AGAAAATGCAGCAAGAGATTGACACTGTAATTGGAAAAGATCGTTGTCCCAGGATGCACGACAGGAAGTCCCTCCCATTTTCAGATGCTGTCATCCATGAGGTCCAACGTTTTCTTGACATTGTGCCCTTCAGCGTACCTCACTATGCACTGAATGACATATCCTTCAGGGGTTATACAATCCCAAAG GACACTGTAATTATTCCTTTCTTGCACtctgtgctgaaagaggaaaagcaaTGGGCCACTCCCAGGTTCTTCAATCCCCAGCACTTCCTGGACCATAACGGCAACTTCAAGAAAAATCCTGCATTCATGCCATTCTCTGCAG GGAAGAGAGCGTGTGTTGGCGAGTCTCTTGCTCGTATGGAGCTTTTTATCTTCGTAGTCTCACTGCTGCAGGATTTCACCTTTTCCTGTGAAGGAGGCCCTGACAGTGTAGACCTCGATCCAGAGTACAGCAGCTTTGCCAATTTACCTCGAAGTCATCAAATCATAGCTACAGCACGTTAA
- the LOC113036673 gene encoding LOW QUALITY PROTEIN: cytochrome P450 2F2-like (The sequence of the model RefSeq protein was modified relative to this genomic sequence to represent the inferred CDS: substituted 2 bases at 2 genomic stop codons) codes for MEFSGTLILIGAVLTLLXLFSIKSHRQLALPPGPSALPVIGNVLQMDKRAPFKTMLKLSDKYGSVMTMYLGPQRTVILLGYDAVKEALVDQADDFSGRGPIPLLFKASKGYGLGVSNGECWQQLQRFTLTTLRDFGMGCKGMEEWIQEESSHLVGCIKKMNAKPFDPTFFLSCTVSNVICCLVFGQRFSYDDKHFLYLLQIISDTLKFGSSSQGQLYNIFPRLMEWLPGSHHNVFAKLEEMRAFIMNKIQERQDTLDASSPRDYIDCFLLRLNKHIPTSQFHYDNLVSTVLNLYVAGTETTSSTIRYASNVLIKYPQIQETIQQEIDTLVEQRCPCMEDKKSLPYTDAVLHEIQRFLDIIPLSIPHYALHDISFRGYTIPKDTLIIPLLHSVLKDEKRXATPRSFNPQHFLDNNGNFKKNPAFLPFSAGKRSCIGESLARMEIFLFLVSLLQHFTFSCPGGPDSIDLSPEYSGFANVPRRYTIIATPG; via the exons ATGGAGTTTTCTGGCACGTTGATTTTAATAGGGGCTGTCTTGACGTTACTGTAACTTTTCAGCATCAAGAGTCATAGGCAACTTGCCTTACCTCCCGGACCCTCTGCCCTGCCTGTCATCGGAAATGTGCTGCAAATGGACAAAAGGGCCCCATTCAAAACTATGCTAAAG CTCAGTGATAAATATGGCTCGGTGATGACGATGTATCTAGGCCCCCAACGCACAGTGATTTTGTTGGGGTACGATGCTGTGAAGGAGGCGCTGGTGGACCAAGCAGATGACTTCTCTGGCCGAGGACCTATCCCGTTACTTTTCAAAGCTTCCAAAGGCTACG GTTTGGGTGTTAGCAATGGAGAGTGTTGGCAACAGCTACAAAGGTTTACCCTGACAACTTTGAGAGACTTTGGGATGGGATGTAAAGGAATGGAAGAGTGGATCCAGGAGGAGAGCAGTCATCTGGTGGGCTGCATTAAAAAGATGAATG ctaaaCCCTTTGATCCAACCTTCTTCCTGAGCTGCACCGTGTCCAATGTTATCTGCTGTTTGGTGTTTGGCCAGCGCTTCAGTTATGATGATAAACACTTCCTATACCTTCTGCAGATCATCTCAGACACCTTGAAATTTGGCAGCAGTTCTCAGGGCCAG CTCTATAATATCTTCCCACGGTTGATGGAGTGGTTGCCAGGTTCACATCACAATGTGTTTGCCAAACTTGAGGAGATGAGAGCATTTATTATGAATAAAATCCAAGAACGTCAGGACACACTGGACGCAAGTTCACCCAGAGATTACATTGACTGCTTCCTCCTAAGACTCAATAAG CACATTCCTACAAGCCAGTTCCACTATGACAACTTGGTGTCAACAGTGTTGAATCTTTATGTGGCAGGAACTGAAACCACCAGCTCAACTATCAGATATGCATCAAATGTTCTGATCAAATACCCCCAAATACAAG AGACCATTCAGCAGGAAATTGACACTCTAGTTGAACAGCGTTGCCCTTGTATGGAAGACAAGAAGTCCCTTCCATATACAGATGCAGTCCTCCATGAAATTCAACGTTTTCTAGATATTATCCCCTTGAGCATCCCTCACTATGCACTACATGACATTTCTTTCAGGGGTTACACAATTCCCAAG GATACACTAATTATTCCCTTGTTGCACTCTGtgctaaaagatgaaaaacgGTAGGCAACTCCACGGTCTTTTAACCCCCAGCACTTTCTGGACAACAATGGGAACTTTAAGAAAAACCCTGCATTTCTGCCCTTCTCTGCAG GAAAGAGATCTTGCATTGGAGAGTCTCTTGCTCGCATGGAGATTTTCCTCTTCCTGGTGTCACTGCTGCAACATTTCACTTTCTCTTGCCCTGGCGGGCCTGACAGCATAGACCTCAGCCCTGAGTACAGTGGCTTTGCCAACGTGCCTCGCAGATACACAATTATTGCAACACCCGGGTAG
- the LOC113036675 gene encoding cyclin-dependent kinase-like 1, protein MEKYEKLSKIGEGSYGVVFKCRHRDTGQIVAIKKFVESEDDPVIKKIALREIRMLKQLKHVNLVNLLEVFRRKRRLHLVFEFCEQTVLNELDKHPRGVPEAQLKSIVWQTLQAVSFCHKHNCIHRDVKPENILLTKTGVIKLCDFGFARILTGPEDDYTDYVATRWYRAPELLVGDTQYGPPVDVWALGCVFAELLNGNPLWPGKSDVDQLYLIRKTLGDLIPHHQQVFRSNVFFSGVSIPEPDTMEPLEKRFHGVSPHALQVMKSSLVMDPSLRLSCEELLELPYFQEEGGLNYGREGERLGRRHDRGSRRRQAGAQYLPQLPNSNISPAPEVKKQVKQKYHLPNI, encoded by the exons ATGGAGAAATACGAAAAGCTGTCCAAAATTGGTGAGGGTTCCTACGGTGTGGTGTTCAAATGCAGGCACAGAGATACTGGCCAAATAGTCGCCATCAAGAAGTTTGTGGAGTCTGAAGATGATCCAGTTATTAAGAAGATTGCATTGCGAGAAATACGTATGCTGAAG CAACTCAAACACGTGAATTTGGTCAACCTGCTCGAGGTGTTCAGGAGGAAAAGGCGGCTCCACTTGGTGTTTGAGTTCTGTGAACAGACAGTCCTAAATGAGCTTGACAAACATCCCCGAGG GGTACCTGAGGCTCAGCTGAAAAGTATAGTATGGCAGACTCTGCAGGCTGTCAGCTTCTGCCACAAACACAAT TGCATTCACCGTGATGTAAAGCCAGAGAACATCCTCCTCACTAAAACCGGAGTCATCAAGCTTTGTGACTTTGGCTTCGCCCGTATTCTGA CGGGACCAGAGGATGACTATACAGACTATGTAGCAACCCGCTGGTACCGGGCTCCTGAGCTGCTGGTCGGGGATACTCAGTACGGGCCTCCTGTTGACGTGTGGGCTTTGGGCTGTGTCTTTGCCGAGCTCCTCAATGGGAACCCACTTTGGCCCGGGAAGTCTGACGTTGACCAGCTCTACCTCATCAGGAAAACTCTGG GTGACCTGATCCCCCATCACCAGCAGGTCTTCCGCTCCAATGTTTTCTTCAGTGGAGTTAGCATTCCTGAACCTGATACAATG gAACCTTTGGAAAAGCGCTTCCATGGAGTGTCTCCCCATGCCCTTCAGGTTATGAAG TCATCCCTGGTGATGGATCCTTCTTTGCGCCTGTCCTGTGAAGAGCTGCTAGAGCTGCCTTACTTCCAGGAGGAAGGAGGACTCAACTATGGCCGTGAGGGGGAGCGCCTAGGAAGACGACATGACAGAGGCTCCCGCCGCAGACAGGCTGGG GCTCAGTACCTCCCTCAGTTACCAAACAGTAACATCTCACCTGCACCAGAAGTCAAGAAACAAGTGAAGCAAAAATATCACCTGCCCaacatataa
- the LOC113036676 gene encoding cytochrome P450 2C31-like produces the protein MPKVTRFNSSPLGQMYNIFPWIMDHLPGYHQTIFGHVKEARDFIKREIQEHKETLDPSSHRGYTDCFLIRINQEKDNPSSEFNYDNLVSTVLNLFVAGTETTSYTLSSHCAD, from the exons ATGCCTAAGGTCACAAGGTTTAACAGTAGTCCTCTTGGTCAG ATGTACAACATCTTTCCCTGGATCATGGACCATCTTCCTGGCTACCACCAAACTATTTTTGGACATGTAAAGGAGGCCAGAGATTTTATCAAGAGAGAAATCCAAGAGCACAAAGAGACCCTGGACCCCAGCTCCCACAGAGGCTACACTGACTGCTTCCTCATCAGAATTAATCAG GAAAAGGACAATCCCTCAAGTGAGTTCAACTACGACAACTTGGTTTCTACTGTATTGAATCTGTTTGTTGCTGGAACAGAGACCACCAGCTACACCCTGAGCTCTCACTGTGCTGATTAA